The following proteins are encoded in a genomic region of Oncorhynchus kisutch isolate 150728-3 linkage group LG4, Okis_V2, whole genome shotgun sequence:
- the LOC109889362 gene encoding nuclear receptor ROR-alpha A isoform X2 codes for MMYFVISAMKAQIEIIPCKICGDKSSGIHYGVITCEGCKGFFRRSQQSNAAYSCPRQKNCLIDRTSRNRCQHCRLQKCLAVGMSRDAVKFGRMSKKQRDSLYAEVQKHRLQQAQRDHQQQPGEAEPLTPTYGLSANGLTELHDDLSGYMDSHTPDGNKPDSAVSSFYLDIQPSPDQSGLDINGIKPEPICDFAPGSGFFPYCSFTNGETSPTVSMAELEHLAQNISKSHMETCQYLREELQQMTWQAFLQEEMESYQTKPREVMWQLCAIKITEAIQYVVEFAKRIDGFMELCQNDQIVLLKAGSLEVVFVRMCRAFDSQNNTVYFDGKYAGPDVFKSLGCDDLISSVFEFGKNLCSMHLSEDEIALFSAFVLMSADRSWLQEKVKVEKLQQKIQLALQHVLQKNHREDGILTKLICKVSTLRALCSRHTEKLTAFKAIYPDIVRSHFPPLYKELFGSDFEQSMPIDG; via the exons ctCAAATCGAAATAATTCCCTGCAAGATCTGTGGAGACAAATCATCAGGCATCCATTACGGTGTGATAACATGCGAAGGCTGTAAG GGCTTCTTCAGGAGGAGTCAACAGAGCAATGCGGCCTACTCATGCCCCCGTCAGAAGAACTGCTTGATCGACCGCACCAGCCGCAACCGCTGCCAGCACTGCCGGCTGCAGAAGTGTCTGGCAGTGGGCATGTCACGGGATG CGGTGAAGTTTGGGCGCATGTCGAAGAAGCAGCGGGACAGCCTGTATGCGGAGGTGCAGAAACACCGGCTGCAGCAGGCGCAGCGTGACCACCAGCAGCAGCCCGGCGAGGCCGAGCCACTCACACCCACCTACGGCCTCTCGGCCAATGGCCTCACAGAGCTCCACGATGACCTCAGTGGCTATATGGACAGCCACACCCCCGATGGCAACAAGCCCGACTCAGCAGTCAGCAGCTTCTACCTGGACATCCAGCCCTCCCCTGACCAGTCCGGCCTGGACATCAATGGCATCAAGCCTGAGCCCATCTGCGACTTCGCCCCCGGCTCAGGCTTCTTCCCCTACTGCTCCTTTACCAACGGAGAGACATCCCCCACCGTGTCCATGGCTGAGCTAG AGCACCTGGCCCAGAACATCTCCAAGTCCCACATGGAGACGTGTCAGTACCTGAGAGAGGAGCTGCAGCAGATGACCTGGCAGGCCTTCCtgcaggaggagatggagagctaCCAGACCAAG CCCCGGGAGGTCATGTGGCAGCTGTGTGCTATCAAAATCACAGAGGCCATCCAGTACGTGGTGGAGTTTGCCAAGCGCATCGACGGCTTCATGGAGCTGTGTCAGAACGATCAGATAGTGCTTCTGAAAGCAG GCTCTTTGGAGGTTGTGTTTGTCAGAATGTGCCGTGCCTTCGACTCTCAAAACAACACAGTCTATTTCGATGGAAAGTATGCTGGGCCCGATGTGTTTAAGTCATTAG GCTGTGACGATTTGATCAGCTCCGTCTTCGAGTTTGGGAAGAACTTGTGTTCTATGCACCTGTCTGAGGATGAGATCGCCCTGTTCTCCGCGTTCGTGTTGATGTCTGCAG ACCGGTCCTGGCTCCAGGAGAAGGTGAAGGTGGAGAAACTCCAGCAGAAGATCCAGCTGGCACTGCAGCATGTCCTGCAGAAGAACCACAGAGAGGATGGCATACTCACCAAG TTGATATGCAAAGTGTCAACACTGCGAGCGCTGTGCAGCAGGCATACAGAGAAGTTGACGGCTTTCAAAGCAATATACCCAGACATTGTGCGTTCCCACTTTCCCCCGTTATACAAGGAGCTCTTCGGATCGGACTTTGAGCAGTCCATGCCCATTGACGGGTAG